The Candidatus Manganitrophus noduliformans genome window below encodes:
- a CDS encoding ATP-binding protein has product MDNLARKPEGVEPEDFLAGGGEMGALIRALDWSKTPVGPPSQWPQSLRTAVGILLSSRHPMFLWWGPELVQFYNDGYRPILGTTKHPAAMGQRGRECWKEIWEIISPMLETVFAGGSTYVQDGLLCLYRHGFLEESYFNYAYSPIRDEVGNVAGVFVACSESTRQVIGERRLKLLSDLGGKASEAIDPAEACETAARLLSAAGPDVPFALIYLLDPTGRAELAGSAGMSDAGDGGDPSHWPIEEAIATGQPVFVENLASRFGKLPGGPWPESPQRALVLPLVRPGSGKASGAVVVGISPRLALDDQYRSFLELVAGHITTAINNARARQEERRRAEALAELDRAKTAFFSNVSHEFRTPLTLMLGPIEEALADAESPLPPAQRERIEPLRRNSLRLLKLVNALLDFSRIEAGRAEAAYEPTDLAQWTADLASVFRSTIEKAGIRFTVECPPLPEAVYVDREMWEKIVFNLLSNAFKFTFQGEISVVLRWKEDRVVLQVRDTGTGISEADLPHLFKRFHRIKGARARTHEGSGIGLALVQELVRLHGGRIEAESRIDEGTTFTLSIPTGSSHLPPDRIGPARAGASAPLGAAPYLDEAMRWLPMELSDSGPALFAPSLLPALGGDQPALPLQTPRARLLLADDNADMRDYVRRLLSPRWEVETVGDGAAALAAARERPPDLMISDVMMPGLDGFQLLRALRADPWTKEIPVILLSARIGGESRLEGLAAGADDYLVKPFFARELIARVEAHLELARVRRERDKALRESEWRFRTLADTLPTLIWMSGTDKRCTYFNKSWLEFTGKTMEQELGDGWAEGVHPDDLARCLDTYVTAFDARRAFEMEYRLRRADGEYRWVFDLGKPWFHSDGAFAGYIGSCIDISDRRGMEGALRRKTDEAEEASRLKSQFVSNVSHDLRTPLGAILGYTHLLLAETYGPLGKAQKEPLDGVRRNAENLVKMINDVLDLAKIESGKTFLDLGPVDLASLIRDILEEIKPLLEKRSLSMQCEIEEGVPAIESDRTKIHQILTNLLSNAMKFTEAGGIAIRLKDQPYTGGIEVAVQDTGIGILPEDLPRIFEAFYQAEGKGKSAGTGLGLAIVRDLIGLLEGKIGVESEFGKGTTFTVFLPYRLNGKKE; this is encoded by the coding sequence ATGGATAATCTGGCGAGAAAGCCTGAAGGGGTTGAACCGGAAGATTTCCTGGCCGGAGGCGGGGAGATGGGGGCGCTGATACGCGCGCTCGACTGGTCGAAAACGCCGGTCGGCCCCCCGTCGCAGTGGCCCCAGAGCCTTCGCACGGCGGTCGGCATTCTCCTCAGCTCCCGGCATCCGATGTTCCTCTGGTGGGGACCGGAGCTGGTCCAGTTTTATAACGACGGATACCGGCCGATCCTCGGCACCACCAAACATCCCGCCGCCATGGGGCAGCGCGGCCGCGAATGCTGGAAAGAGATCTGGGAGATCATCTCGCCGATGCTGGAGACGGTCTTCGCCGGGGGATCGACCTACGTCCAGGACGGGCTCCTCTGCCTCTACCGCCACGGCTTTCTGGAAGAGAGCTACTTCAACTACGCCTACAGTCCCATCCGGGACGAGGTCGGCAACGTCGCCGGGGTCTTTGTCGCCTGCTCGGAGAGCACCCGACAGGTGATCGGAGAGCGCCGCCTCAAGTTGTTGAGCGACCTGGGGGGAAAGGCGTCCGAGGCGATCGATCCCGCGGAAGCGTGCGAGACCGCGGCGCGGCTCCTCTCCGCCGCCGGCCCGGACGTGCCGTTCGCGCTGATCTACCTCCTCGACCCGACCGGCCGCGCCGAGCTCGCCGGGAGCGCCGGGATGTCGGACGCCGGCGATGGCGGCGACCCCTCCCACTGGCCGATTGAGGAAGCGATTGCGACCGGCCAGCCGGTCTTCGTCGAAAACCTGGCGTCGCGATTCGGAAAACTGCCGGGAGGCCCCTGGCCGGAATCGCCTCAGAGGGCGCTCGTCCTTCCCCTTGTCCGCCCGGGGTCGGGGAAGGCGAGCGGCGCCGTCGTCGTCGGCATCAGCCCCCGGCTGGCCCTCGACGATCAATACCGAAGTTTCCTTGAATTGGTGGCGGGGCATATCACCACCGCCATCAACAACGCGCGGGCCCGCCAGGAGGAGCGCCGCCGCGCGGAGGCGCTGGCGGAGCTCGACCGGGCCAAGACCGCCTTCTTCAGCAACGTCAGCCACGAGTTTCGAACGCCGCTGACCCTGATGCTGGGGCCGATCGAGGAGGCGCTGGCCGACGCCGAATCACCGCTCCCCCCCGCCCAGCGGGAGCGGATCGAGCCGCTGCGCCGCAACAGTCTGCGGCTGCTCAAGCTGGTGAACGCCCTTCTCGATTTTTCCCGGATCGAAGCGGGGCGGGCCGAAGCCGCTTATGAGCCGACCGACCTCGCGCAGTGGACCGCCGACCTTGCGAGCGTTTTTCGCTCGACCATCGAGAAAGCGGGCATCCGCTTTACCGTGGAGTGTCCTCCACTCCCCGAGGCCGTTTATGTCGATCGGGAAATGTGGGAGAAGATCGTCTTCAACCTCCTCTCCAATGCATTCAAATTCACCTTTCAAGGGGAGATCTCCGTGGTACTCCGTTGGAAAGAAGATCGGGTCGTGCTTCAGGTCCGCGACACCGGGACCGGTATTTCCGAGGCGGATCTCCCGCATCTCTTCAAACGGTTTCATCGGATCAAAGGAGCGCGGGCCCGGACGCATGAAGGCTCCGGCATCGGGTTGGCGCTGGTGCAGGAGCTGGTCCGGCTTCACGGCGGGAGGATCGAAGCGGAGAGCCGGATCGATGAGGGGACGACCTTCACCCTTTCGATTCCGACCGGGTCGTCGCATCTGCCGCCCGACCGGATCGGACCGGCGCGAGCGGGCGCTTCGGCCCCCCTCGGCGCGGCGCCCTATCTGGACGAAGCGATGCGGTGGCTTCCGATGGAGCTTTCCGATTCAGGGCCGGCGCTTTTTGCTCCGTCTCTCCTCCCGGCGCTTGGAGGGGATCAGCCTGCCCTTCCGCTTCAAACCCCGCGCGCCCGCCTCCTTCTGGCGGACGACAACGCCGACATGCGGGACTATGTCCGCCGCCTCCTCAGCCCGCGCTGGGAGGTCGAGACGGTGGGAGACGGCGCCGCCGCGTTGGCCGCGGCCCGGGAGCGCCCCCCCGATCTGATGATCAGCGATGTGATGATGCCGGGGCTCGACGGCTTTCAGCTCCTTCGCGCGCTCCGCGCCGATCCGTGGACCAAGGAGATTCCGGTGATTCTCCTCTCCGCCCGGATCGGGGGGGAGTCGCGTCTGGAAGGGCTGGCGGCCGGCGCCGACGACTATCTGGTCAAGCCGTTCTTCGCCCGGGAGCTGATCGCCCGGGTGGAGGCCCATCTGGAGCTGGCCCGCGTCCGGCGGGAGCGGGACAAGGCCCTTCGCGAAAGCGAGTGGCGGTTCCGGACCCTGGCCGATACGCTGCCGACCCTCATCTGGATGTCGGGAACAGACAAACGGTGCACCTATTTCAATAAATCGTGGCTGGAGTTTACCGGAAAGACGATGGAGCAGGAGTTGGGGGACGGCTGGGCAGAAGGGGTCCACCCCGACGACCTCGCCCGCTGCCTCGACACCTACGTCACGGCGTTCGACGCCCGCCGCGCGTTTGAAATGGAATACCGGTTGAGACGCGCCGACGGGGAATACCGCTGGGTGTTCGATCTGGGGAAGCCTTGGTTTCATTCGGATGGCGCATTCGCGGGGTATATCGGCTCCTGCATCGACATTTCCGATCGGAGGGGGATGGAGGGGGCGCTGCGGAGGAAGACGGACGAAGCCGAAGAGGCGAGCCGCCTCAAGTCGCAGTTCGTCTCCAACGTCTCGCACGACTTGCGGACGCCGCTCGGCGCCATCCTCGGCTACACCCATCTTCTTTTGGCCGAGACGTATGGGCCGCTCGGGAAGGCTCAGAAGGAGCCGCTCGACGGGGTCCGGAGAAATGCGGAGAATCTCGTCAAAATGATCAACGATGTTCTCGATCTGGCCAAAATCGAATCGGGGAAAACGTTCTTGGATCTGGGGCCGGTCGACCTCGCTTCGCTGATCCGCGACATCCTGGAGGAGATCAAGCCGCTTTTGGAAAAAAGATCGCTTTCGATGCAGTGCGAGATCGAGGAGGGAGTTCCGGCCATCGAATCGGACAGAACGAAGATCCATCAGATCTTGACCAATCTTCTGTCCAATGCGATGAAATTCACCGAGGCCGGAGGGATCGCGATCCGGTTGAAAGATCAGCCATACACGGGGGGGATCGAAGTCGCCGTTCAAGACACCGGGATCGGAATTCTGCCCGAAGACCTCCCCAGAATCTTCGAGGCATTTTATCAAGCGGAAGGAAAGGGGAAATCGGCCGGAACCGGTCTCGGCCTCGCGATCGTCCGAGATCTGATCGGGCTTCTGGAAGGGAAGATCGGGGTCGAAAGCGAATTTGGAAAAGGGACGACCTTTACTGTTTTTCTTCCTTACCGCCTAAATGGGAAGAAAGAGTGA
- a CDS encoding aldo/keto reductase, whose product MSESSMVSQPPVFQTPPSTRKGEMLYRTLGRTGEEVSLIGLGGYHIGDPPDEAEAIRIIRKAIDHGVTFMDNCWDYHDGGSEIRMGKALRDGYREKVFLMTKIDGRTKEAAAQQLDESLRRLQTDRIDLLQHHEIIRLEDPDRIFAEGGAHEALLEARQAGKIRYIGFTGHKDPLVHLRMLEIAEKYNFRFDAVQMPLNVMDAHFRSFQNRVLPLLIEEQIGVLGMKSMGGKIILESKAATPIECLHYAMNLPTSVVITGIDSLPILDQALEAARTFRPMTAAEVNALLQRTAGAAAEGRYERFKTSSMFDGTALSPQWLG is encoded by the coding sequence ATGAGTGAGTCATCCATGGTGTCCCAGCCGCCGGTCTTTCAAACCCCACCCTCCACCCGCAAAGGGGAGATGCTCTATCGCACCCTCGGCCGCACCGGCGAGGAGGTCTCCCTGATCGGCCTCGGCGGATACCATATCGGCGATCCTCCCGACGAGGCGGAAGCGATCCGGATCATCCGCAAGGCGATCGACCACGGCGTCACCTTCATGGACAACTGCTGGGACTACCACGACGGCGGAAGCGAAATCCGGATGGGGAAAGCGCTGCGCGACGGCTATCGGGAGAAGGTTTTTCTGATGACCAAGATCGACGGCCGCACCAAAGAGGCCGCCGCCCAACAATTGGATGAATCGCTCCGGCGGCTGCAGACCGACCGGATCGACCTCCTCCAACACCACGAAATCATCCGCCTGGAAGATCCCGACCGGATCTTCGCCGAAGGAGGGGCGCACGAAGCGCTGCTGGAGGCGCGGCAGGCGGGGAAGATCCGCTATATCGGCTTTACCGGCCATAAAGACCCGCTCGTCCATTTGAGAATGCTGGAGATCGCGGAAAAATATAATTTCCGGTTCGATGCGGTCCAGATGCCGCTCAATGTGATGGACGCCCACTTCCGCAGCTTTCAAAACCGGGTCCTCCCCCTTTTGATCGAAGAGCAGATCGGGGTGCTCGGGATGAAATCGATGGGGGGGAAGATCATCCTGGAAAGCAAGGCGGCGACGCCGATCGAGTGCCTCCACTATGCGATGAACCTGCCGACGTCGGTCGTCATCACCGGGATCGACAGCCTGCCGATTCTCGATCAGGCGCTCGAAGCGGCCCGCACCTTCCGTCCGATGACGGCGGCCGAGGTAAACGCCCTCCTTCAGCGGACCGCCGGGGCCGCCGCCGAGGGGCGCTACGAACGCTTCAAGACCTCTTCGATGTTCGACGGCACCGCCCTCTCCCCGCAATGGCTCGGCTGA